The following proteins are co-located in the Leptospira weilii genome:
- a CDS encoding pyridoxal phosphate-dependent aminotransferase, giving the protein MDLSAKRLNVIEPSPTLVITAKANELKKKGEDIVSFGAGEPDFETPSHIRDAAKKAIDKGMTRYTAVSGTVELKEAIVHKFKRDNGLNYEKNQVIAGTGGKQVIYNYFLATLNAGDEVIIPAPYWVSYADIVRLAEGVPVIVTTTPESNFQITPEQLKKAITPKTKCLILNSPSNPTGAGYSKKDLEVLGEIVLSAGIQVMSDDIYEKIVYDGFTFSNLAMLSPELKKQTFIVNGVSKTYSMTGWRIGYGAGDIDIVKNMETIQSQSTSNPSSVSQAAAEAAIAGDQVCVEEMRKAFEERRNLIVSLLNSIPGVKCNHPQGAFYVFPYLTEVYKTPGFEKLKKETSETSLSKIFCSVLLEKYKVAGVPGIAFGEDHALRLSYAMGETDIKRGVERIAEMIRDLSK; this is encoded by the coding sequence ATGGATCTCAGCGCAAAAAGGCTGAACGTCATCGAACCTTCTCCCACACTCGTGATTACCGCTAAGGCGAACGAGTTGAAAAAAAAGGGAGAAGATATTGTCAGTTTCGGAGCTGGGGAGCCCGATTTCGAAACTCCGTCCCATATCAGAGACGCCGCAAAGAAAGCGATTGATAAGGGAATGACGCGTTATACGGCTGTTTCTGGAACGGTTGAACTTAAAGAAGCCATCGTTCATAAATTCAAGAGAGATAACGGGCTCAATTACGAAAAAAATCAAGTCATCGCTGGAACGGGCGGAAAGCAAGTTATCTACAATTATTTTTTGGCAACTTTAAACGCGGGAGACGAAGTCATTATTCCGGCGCCGTATTGGGTCAGTTATGCGGATATCGTTCGTTTGGCGGAGGGCGTCCCTGTGATTGTTACTACCACTCCGGAAAGTAACTTTCAAATCACTCCGGAGCAATTGAAGAAGGCGATCACTCCTAAGACAAAATGTTTGATCTTAAATTCCCCTTCCAATCCGACGGGGGCCGGTTATTCTAAAAAGGATTTGGAAGTTTTGGGAGAAATCGTACTTTCTGCTGGAATTCAAGTGATGAGTGACGATATCTATGAAAAGATCGTCTACGACGGATTTACGTTTTCCAATCTTGCAATGTTGTCTCCCGAACTTAAAAAACAAACTTTTATCGTCAACGGGGTTTCCAAAACCTATTCCATGACCGGTTGGAGAATCGGTTACGGCGCGGGCGATATCGACATCGTAAAGAATATGGAAACGATTCAAAGTCAGTCCACTTCCAATCCTTCTTCGGTTTCCCAAGCGGCGGCGGAAGCAGCGATTGCAGGAGATCAGGTTTGTGTGGAAGAGATGAGAAAGGCTTTTGAAGAGAGAAGAAATTTGATCGTTTCCCTTTTAAATTCAATTCCGGGTGTGAAATGCAATCATCCCCAAGGAGCGTTCTATGTGTTTCCGTATTTAACGGAAGTATATAAAACTCCAGGTTTTGAAAAACTAAAAAAGGAAACTTCTGAAACATCTCTGAGTAAAATCTTCTGCAGTGTTCTATTAGAAAAGTATAAAGTAGCGGGAGTTCCGGGAATCGCCTTCGGAGAAGACCACGCTCTTAGACTTTCCTATGCGATGGGTGAAACGGATATAAAACGCGGAGTCGAAAGAATCGCCGAAATGATACGGGATCTGAGCAAGTAA
- a CDS encoding DNA repair helicase XPB, whose product MSKPLIVQSDRTMLLEVDNPEFEACQSIVSKFAELEKSPEYLHTYRISPLSLWNAASIKMTADEIVECLEKFSRYSVPKNIVNEIREQISRYGKVKLVKEESGELAILSNEKGFLQEIGNHRAVQPFIETVFPDKIYIKKEYRGHIKQALIKIGFPVEDLAGYDEGNKYGFNLKPTSNTGKKFGMRDYQRACVEVFHAGGGNEGGSGVVVLPCGAGKTIVGIGVMQIVGAETLILVTNTLSIRQWRNEILDKTDIPPEDIGEYSGEVKEIRPITIATYNILTHRKKKGGDFTHFHLFSANNWGLIVYDEVHLLPAPVFRMTSELQAKRRLGLTATLVREDGLEEDVFSLIGPKKYDVPWKELESKSWIAEAKCKEIRVSMEDDLRLKYSIADDREKFRLASENPEKMKAIDLIMKKHSESHLLVIGQYINQLEEISKKFNIPLITGKTPLPERQTLYDSFRSGKIKSLVVSKVANFSIDLPDANIAIQVSGTFGSRQEEAQRLGRILRPKGHDNTAVFYSLISRDTNEERFGQNRQLFLTEQGYEYEIYTLDQFREAQEELAQLQLNNV is encoded by the coding sequence GTATAGTTTCCAAATTTGCTGAGTTAGAAAAAAGTCCGGAATACCTTCACACATACAGAATTTCTCCACTTTCCCTTTGGAATGCGGCATCGATCAAAATGACTGCGGATGAAATTGTAGAATGTTTGGAGAAGTTTTCCAGATATTCCGTCCCGAAAAACATCGTAAATGAAATCCGCGAACAGATTAGTAGGTACGGTAAGGTAAAACTCGTCAAGGAAGAGTCTGGAGAGCTTGCAATCCTATCGAATGAAAAAGGATTTCTTCAAGAGATCGGAAATCATAGAGCGGTACAACCGTTTATTGAAACTGTTTTTCCCGATAAAATTTATATCAAAAAAGAATACCGCGGTCACATAAAACAAGCGTTGATCAAAATCGGTTTTCCCGTGGAAGATCTTGCCGGTTACGACGAGGGAAATAAATACGGCTTTAACCTGAAACCTACGAGTAACACCGGTAAAAAGTTTGGGATGCGAGATTACCAAAGAGCCTGTGTGGAAGTATTCCATGCGGGAGGCGGTAACGAGGGAGGTTCTGGCGTTGTGGTACTTCCTTGCGGGGCCGGTAAGACCATCGTGGGAATTGGTGTAATGCAAATCGTCGGAGCCGAGACCTTGATTTTGGTTACGAACACACTTTCGATCCGTCAGTGGAGAAACGAAATTTTGGATAAAACCGATATTCCTCCCGAGGACATCGGGGAATATTCCGGTGAAGTCAAAGAAATCCGTCCAATTACAATCGCGACGTACAACATTCTCACCCATAGAAAAAAGAAGGGCGGGGATTTTACACATTTTCATCTATTCAGTGCGAATAACTGGGGACTTATCGTTTACGACGAGGTCCATCTGCTTCCCGCTCCGGTGTTCCGAATGACTTCTGAGCTTCAGGCAAAAAGAAGACTCGGACTGACCGCGACTCTCGTAAGAGAAGATGGTCTGGAAGAAGACGTATTCTCTCTTATTGGGCCGAAAAAATACGACGTTCCTTGGAAGGAGCTCGAAAGTAAATCTTGGATCGCGGAGGCGAAGTGTAAGGAAATCCGAGTGAGTATGGAAGATGATCTACGCTTGAAGTATTCCATTGCGGACGACCGCGAGAAGTTCAGACTCGCTTCCGAAAATCCAGAAAAGATGAAAGCAATCGATCTCATCATGAAAAAACATTCCGAGTCTCATTTGCTTGTGATCGGACAATATATCAATCAGTTGGAAGAAATATCAAAGAAATTTAATATTCCTTTGATTACGGGTAAAACTCCGCTTCCGGAGAGACAGACTTTGTACGATTCTTTTCGTTCCGGTAAGATCAAGTCTCTCGTAGTCAGTAAGGTGGCAAACTTTTCGATCGATCTTCCGGATGCGAATATTGCGATTCAGGTTTCGGGCACTTTCGGTTCTAGACAGGAAGAGGCACAGAGATTGGGCCGAATTCTGAGACCCAAGGGACATGATAACACGGCCGTATTTTATTCTCTTATATCGAGGGATACGAATGAGGAGCGTTTCGGTCAGAATCGCCAGTTGTTTCTCACCGAACAGGGATACGAATACGAAATTTATACTTTGGATCAATTTAGAGAAGCTCAGGAAGAATTGGCTCAGCTGCAACTGAACAATGTCTGA